attcatttgaggacgatATGCAGTTGAATTACGGTGGGTAATTTTGATTGTTCACATATCTCTTTCATCAAATGACTGTTAAGATTTGCACCATTGTCCGTGATGAGAGACTCAGGAACTCCAAAACGACATATCAAATTATTGCGAACAAAATCAGTCACAACTTTCTTCGTGACAGCTTTATAGGAAGCAGCTTTGACCCACTTcgtgaaataatcaatggcgACCAAAATAAACCTATGACCACTGGAGGCAGCAGGCTCAATTGGTCCAATAACATCCATGCCCCATGCTACAAATGGCTAAGGAGAACTCATTGCATTGAGCTCGTGAGGAGGTACTTTGATCAGATCTCCATGTACCTGACATTTATGACATCTTTGGACAAATCGAACACAATCATTttccatagtcatccagaacTATCCTGCCCTTAAGATTTTCTTTGCTAATGTAAACCCATTCATATGCGTCCCACACACTCCAGCGTGCACTTCTTCGAGCAATTTTGTGGCTTCTACAGCATCCACACATCGTAGTAATCCCAGATCAGGAGGCCTCCTATAAAGAATCTCCCCATTCAAAAAGAAGTTGTTTGTCATTCTTCGAATTGTTTTCTTTTGGCTGCTTGTTGCTTTTTCAGGGTATTCGCCAACTTCTAGGTACCTTTTCACATCGATATACCATGGATTTCCATCCGATTCCTTTTCCACATGTAAACAATGCGCTGGTTGTTCTTTTAAACCTATCCCAAGTGGGTCAATGTAACTCTTTTTTGTGTGTTGTATCATGGAGGATATGGTTGCGAGAGCATCAGCAAACTCGTTTTGTATTCTCGGGGTGTGTCTGAACTCGGTCTTCCTAAATCTTTTACATAACCTCCGTACCAGTTGTACGTAAGGTAAGATTTTAGGATTCTTCAcggcccattctccttgaacttgatgaatcaacAAGTCTGAATCACCAATTATCACTAATTCTTGAAAGTTCATGTCAAGAGCCATTCTGATGccaagaatacaagcttcgtaCTCAGCCATGTTATTAGTGCATCGAAATCTAAGCTTCGCTTTCGCTGGAAAATGTTGTCCTGATTCAGATATCAATACCGCTCCAATTCCTGATCCTCTAGAGTTAACTGCTCCATCAAAGAACATTCTCCAACCAGGATATGATTCTGATATGTCTTCCTTTAAAACAATACTTCTTCATCAGGGAAATACATTTTAAGTGGTTCATATCCTTCATCTACTGGGTTTTCAGCAAGGTGATCGGCCAAGGCTTGGCCCTTGATTGCTTTCTGAGTCATGTATACAATGTCAAACtcactcaacaacatttgccaTTTTGCTAGCTTTCCTGTGGGCAATTCCTTCTGAAATATATAATTGAGTGGGTCCATTCTTGAAATAAGATGTGTTGTATAAGCCGACAGATAATGTCTCAATTTTTGAGCAACCCAAGTCAAAGCACAACAAGTTCTCTCTAAGAGGGTATAACGAGCCTCATACGATGTGAACTTCTTGCTCAAGTAGTATATAGCTCTCTCCTTTCTTCCAGTTTCATCATGTTGTCCCAACACACACCCAAATGCGTTGTCAGAGACggataaatacaataacaaaggaCTACTCGCGCGTGGTGGCACCAATACTGGCGGATTTGAAAGGTAACTTTTGATAGTGTCAAAAGCCTTCTGACATTCTTCGGTCCACTTGGTTGGCGCATTCTTTCGTAACAACTTGAATATGGGTTCACAGATCACCGTTGATTGGGCTATGAATCGACTGATGTAATTCAGTCTCCCCAGAAAACTCATTACTTCCTTCTTAGTCTTTGGAGGAGGCAAGTCTTGAATTGTCTTGACTCGATACCTCTTCTACTAACTATGAAGCCGAGTAACTTCCCTGCAGGTACTCCAAATGCACACTTGGCTGGGTTCAACTTCAAATCATACCTACGTAACCTGTCAAAGAACTTTTCCAGGTGCGTCAGATGATCTGAACTCTCGCGGGATTTTATGATGACATCGTCCACATACACCTCAATTTCTTTGTGGATCATATCATGGAATATGGTGGTCATAGCTCTCATGTAAGTGGCTCCAGCATTCTTGAGGCCGAATGGCATCACTCGATAATGGTAGACTCTCCAAGGGGTGATGAATGCTGTTTTCTCTGCATCTTCTTCATCCATTAAGATCTGGTGGTATCCCGCAAAACAATCCATGAAAGATTGCAACTCATGCTTGGCACAATTATCAATGAGTATATGGATGTTTGGCAACGGGAAATTGTCTTTTGGACTTGCTTTGTTGAGATCCCGATAATCCACGCATATCCTAATCTTTCCATCTTTCTTCGCTACTGGAACAATGTTAGACAACCAAGTGGGATACTTAGTCACTTCGACGACCTTCGATTCAATCTGCTTCATGACCTCTTCCTTTATTCTTAAACTCAGATCAGGTTTGAACTTTCCGATTTTCTGCTTTACCGGGCAATACTCTGAATTGATAGGCAACCTATGGGAAACAATATCAGTGCTGAATCCTGGCATATCATCATAAGACCAAGAAAACACATCGATGTATTGTTTGAGCAGATCGaccaatttttccttttctattgCTGTCAAATGGATACTGACTCGGGTTTCTCTAACCGACTCGTCATCTCCTAAGTTGACTATCTCTGTCTCATCCAGGTTGGGATTTTTATTATCTGCAAGGTTCCTCAAGTCATCAGTAAGGTGTTCAGGCATCATAGTTTCCTCATCATATTCTTCACATTCATCTTCATTGACTTTACTTAGTTCATCGTGTTCGTGACATGTCATGACATTGGCAAGTGTAGATTAGTTTTTACTGAAAAGTAAATAAAGCAATCATGTTAGATAGAAagaatttaaatgtatatattgtaAAGTAATTTGCAAaggcaaaataaaaaataaacgagGCTTTTCATTGGAAAAAAGGCATACAAACTTTGATCATGACTCATGTCAACGtgagtcatttcctttttaaaCATTACGATGAAAATAAAGTGACATAAAAGGTTGTTTCGGGCCTCGTCCGAACTAGACCgattttcaaaagtaaaactTCAAATCTTGTCTTTGTCTACCAAGCAATTCGATGAATCATAAGTGGAGTGGCCACCCAATTCTGTAGCATCTCTTCAGGTTTGGCATCTCGGATGGTGGGTGTCGCAGTGCATTCTTCCAAGATCACAGCACAATCTTCTTCATCAAACAATCGTCCCATCCCTTCTACTAGACCATCACTCTCGGACTCTAAAGCTTTAGCAACAAATAACTGGTACAATTCTGGAATAGGCTTTGGTATATCAAGGCCATGTTTCTTCCTTGCTTCTGCTTCGAATAATTCCTCCTTTGTTGGGGTATAACCAACGCCAAAGCGGAAATTTTGAAGTGGGATAGGAAGAGGTTCGGATATGCCATCCAAATTCTTGCC
This portion of the Solanum pennellii chromosome 12, SPENNV200 genome encodes:
- the LOC114075257 gene encoding uncharacterized protein LOC114075257, whose translation is MFFDGAVNSRGSGIGAVLISESGQHFPAKAKLRFRCTNNMAEYEACILGIRMALDMNFQELVIIGDSDLLIHQVQGEWAVKNPKILPYVQLVRRLCKRFRKTEFRHTPRIQNEFADALATISSMIQHTKKSYIDPLGIGLKEQPAHCLHVEKESDGNPWYIDVKRYLEVGEYPEKATSSQKKTIRRMTNNFFLNGEILYRRPPDLGLLRCVDAVEATKLLEEVHAGVCGTHMNGFTLAKKILRAG